A region of Phoenix dactylifera cultivar Barhee BC4 unplaced genomic scaffold, palm_55x_up_171113_PBpolish2nd_filt_p 000213F, whole genome shotgun sequence DNA encodes the following proteins:
- the LOC103720978 gene encoding uncharacterized protein LOC103720978 isoform X4: protein MARKKGGDEPARESSMPAPSLSDALLFTTLCIVGLPVDVLVKDGSVYSGVFHTACLQDGYGVVLKKARRIGKGKCDASLPTGAVIDTLILLSADLAEIVVKDFLLPAEGIVGSAIDDGVEVAARDIVSQACAGELEGGADIIRSDSVTSIGKMDQIEGKEFLSSSKTEDAKEVTEVLAKPLERDGSQENICLVKSQVEEPYLMPIVSIHDRQVMACRGQGKGDCNHIDEMVHEGHCLSPSYGVGCDSLATVPAWKGVIESESPARTISPSSYANSSAISTSSTSVLYNKASSYLSQSESTILSAPKKSTLGTISAKESKLNPSAEVFSPSFANSRSASTTGTPVICPVYMPTSLPAMPIAGVQSGIGISPSASHSSRPSKFVPYNSLVAGHTGIGAQYPRPVMGHASARQQPARFGAQNHPVQTGPPYVNPNPQTVMVGQMGQLVYVNPITQDPIQGPQVISQGFSHSLLTPYQANMPKLQAFGGSNFLPNISNSSERAYVP, encoded by the exons ATGGCTCGCAAGAAGGGAGGAGACGAGCCCGCGAGAGAGAGCTCgatgcctgctccctctctaaGCGATGCGTTGCTCTTCACCACCTTATGCATTGTTGGCCTCCCCGTCGACGTCCTCGTAAAGGACGGCTCCGTCTATTCCGGCGTCTTCCACACCGCCTGCCTCCAGGACGGCTACG GTGTTGTATTGAAGAAAGCAAGGAGGATAGGAAAAGGGAAGTGCGATGCGAGTTTACCAACAGGAGCTGTTATAGATACTCTTATTCTGCTGTCTGCTGACCTTGCTGAAATTGTTGTCAAG GATTTTCTACTGCCCGCAGAAGGAATTGTTGGTAGTGCTATTGATGATGGTGTGGAGGTGGCTGCTAGGGACATCGTGTCCCAAGCTTGTGCTGGGGAGCTGGAAGGGGGCGCAGACATAATCAGATCTGACAGTGTTACTTCCATTGG GAAGATGGACCAGATTGAAGGAAAGGAATTTCTTTCTAGTTCAAAAACTGAGGATGCAAAAGAAGTCACAGAAGTTCTAGCGAAGCCTTTGGAAAGAGATGGAAGTCAAGAAAATATATGCCTGGTGAAG TCACAGGTTGAAGAACCATATCTTATGCCGATTGTTTCCATCCATGACAG ACAGGTCATGGCATGCAGAGGACAAGGGAAAGGGGATTGTAATCATATTGATGAG ATGGTGCATGAAGGGCATTGTCTGAGTCCTAGTT ATGGAGTGGGATGTGATAGTCTTGCTACCGTGCCTGCCTGGAAGGGAGTCATTGAGAGTGAAAGTCCTGCTCGTACAATTTCTCCATCATCATATGCTAACTCTTCGGCTATTTCCACCTCCTCCACTTCAGTTTTATATAATAAAGCCTCTTCATACCTCAGTCAATCAGAGTCTACCATTTTGTCGGCACCTAAAAAGAGTACACTAGGCACTATTAGTGCTAAG GAGTCCAAGCTCAATCCAAGTGCAGAAGTTTTTTCACCATCATTTGCAAATTCTAGATCGGCGTCCACAACCGGGACACCTGTTATATGCCCCGTCTATATGCCGACCAGCCTTCCTGCTATGCCTATTGCTGGTGTACAATCTGGAATTGGAATTAGCCCTTCTGCAAGTCATTCATCTAGGCCCAGTAAATTTGTCCCTTACAACAGCCTAGTTGCTGGGCACACTGGAATTGGTGCTCAATATCCTCGACCT GTTATGGGGCATGCCAGTGCCAGGCAACAACCTGCTAGATTTGGCGCTCAAAATCATCCTGTTCAGACAGGACCTCCATATGTAAATCCAAATCCTCAAACG GTAATGGTTGGACAGATGGGTCAGCTTGTGTATGTTAATCCGATTACTCAG GATCCAATTCAAGGACCACAGGTTATCTCACAAGGATTCTCACACTCTTTGTTAACTCCATATCAAGCAAATATGCCTAAGCTTCAAG
- the LOC103720978 gene encoding uncharacterized protein LOC103720978 isoform X5, with protein MARKKGGDEPARESSMPAPSLSDALLFTTLCIVGLPVDVLVKDGSVYSGVFHTACLQDGYGVVLKKARRIGKGKCDASLPTGAVIDTLILLSADLAEIVVKDFLLPAEGIVGSAIDDGVEVAARDIVSQACAGELEGGADIIRSDSVTSIGKMDQIEGKEFLSSSKTEDAKEVTEVLAKPLERDGSQENICLVKSQVEEPYLMPIVSIHDRQVMACRGQGKGDCNHIDEMVHEGHCLSPSYGVGCDSLATVPAWKGVIESESPARTISPSSYANSSAISTSSTSVLYNKASSYLSQSESTILSAPKKSTLGTISAKESKLNPSAEVFSPSFANSRSASTTGTPVICPVYMPTSLPAMPIAGVQSGIGISPSASHSSRPSKFVPYNSLVAGHTGIGAQYPRPVMGHASARQQPARFGAQNHPVQTGPPYVNPNPQTVMVGQMGQLVYVNPITQDPIQGPQVISQGFSHSLLTPYQANMPKLQGL; from the exons ATGGCTCGCAAGAAGGGAGGAGACGAGCCCGCGAGAGAGAGCTCgatgcctgctccctctctaaGCGATGCGTTGCTCTTCACCACCTTATGCATTGTTGGCCTCCCCGTCGACGTCCTCGTAAAGGACGGCTCCGTCTATTCCGGCGTCTTCCACACCGCCTGCCTCCAGGACGGCTACG GTGTTGTATTGAAGAAAGCAAGGAGGATAGGAAAAGGGAAGTGCGATGCGAGTTTACCAACAGGAGCTGTTATAGATACTCTTATTCTGCTGTCTGCTGACCTTGCTGAAATTGTTGTCAAG GATTTTCTACTGCCCGCAGAAGGAATTGTTGGTAGTGCTATTGATGATGGTGTGGAGGTGGCTGCTAGGGACATCGTGTCCCAAGCTTGTGCTGGGGAGCTGGAAGGGGGCGCAGACATAATCAGATCTGACAGTGTTACTTCCATTGG GAAGATGGACCAGATTGAAGGAAAGGAATTTCTTTCTAGTTCAAAAACTGAGGATGCAAAAGAAGTCACAGAAGTTCTAGCGAAGCCTTTGGAAAGAGATGGAAGTCAAGAAAATATATGCCTGGTGAAG TCACAGGTTGAAGAACCATATCTTATGCCGATTGTTTCCATCCATGACAG ACAGGTCATGGCATGCAGAGGACAAGGGAAAGGGGATTGTAATCATATTGATGAG ATGGTGCATGAAGGGCATTGTCTGAGTCCTAGTT ATGGAGTGGGATGTGATAGTCTTGCTACCGTGCCTGCCTGGAAGGGAGTCATTGAGAGTGAAAGTCCTGCTCGTACAATTTCTCCATCATCATATGCTAACTCTTCGGCTATTTCCACCTCCTCCACTTCAGTTTTATATAATAAAGCCTCTTCATACCTCAGTCAATCAGAGTCTACCATTTTGTCGGCACCTAAAAAGAGTACACTAGGCACTATTAGTGCTAAG GAGTCCAAGCTCAATCCAAGTGCAGAAGTTTTTTCACCATCATTTGCAAATTCTAGATCGGCGTCCACAACCGGGACACCTGTTATATGCCCCGTCTATATGCCGACCAGCCTTCCTGCTATGCCTATTGCTGGTGTACAATCTGGAATTGGAATTAGCCCTTCTGCAAGTCATTCATCTAGGCCCAGTAAATTTGTCCCTTACAACAGCCTAGTTGCTGGGCACACTGGAATTGGTGCTCAATATCCTCGACCT GTTATGGGGCATGCCAGTGCCAGGCAACAACCTGCTAGATTTGGCGCTCAAAATCATCCTGTTCAGACAGGACCTCCATATGTAAATCCAAATCCTCAAACG GTAATGGTTGGACAGATGGGTCAGCTTGTGTATGTTAATCCGATTACTCAG GATCCAATTCAAGGACCACAGGTTATCTCACAAGGATTCTCACACTCTTTGTTAACTCCATATCAAGCAAATATGCCTAAGCTTCAAG
- the LOC120105162 gene encoding uncharacterized protein LOC120105162 translates to MLMDIGKIRRVQQTVETAQRITRYIYNHNWILSLMRKYAGGEILRPGVTRFATNFIALDSILEKRGALRQMFASSEWYDSRYSYAGTERSKIEDLVTRQPFWQQATTIVKAIKPLYEVLRAVDSEIYPLMGFLYHMMVKAKDQIMEADPAHGWSYINIIEQRWEAQMGTELHLAAYYLNLRFQYNIDGIGMDETLLDALRNVIYKMEHDPEKAALCLEEVIMI, encoded by the exons atgttgatggacattggaaagatccgtagggtgcaacaaacggtggagacagcccaacgcattaccaggtatatttataaccataactGGATTCTTTCACTGATGAGAAAGTATGCAGGGGGAGAGATTCTGAGAccaggagtcacacggtttgctaccaacttcatcgcacttgatagcatactcgagaagagaggagccctacgtcagatgtttgccAGTTCCGAGTGGTATGATAGTAGATATTCTTATGCCGGCACTGAAAGGAGCAAGATAGAAGACTTGGTGACGAGACAACCATTCTGGCAGCAGGCTACTACAatagtcaaggctatcaaaccattatatgaagtgctgcgggcCGTAGATAGCGAGATCTACCCCCTGATGGGgtttttgtatcacatgatggtcaaggcaaaggatcagattatggaggcagatccagcACATGGTTGGTCgtacatcaacatcattgagcAGCGGTGGGAAGCGCAAATGGGTACGGAATtacatctagcag catactacctAAACCTCCGGTTTCAGTACAACATAgatggaattggtatggatgaaacacttctggatgctttgcgtaatgtgatttacaagatggagcaTGATCCAGAAAAAGCGGCCCTATGTCTTGAAGAGGTAATTATGATTTAG
- the LOC120105160 gene encoding uncharacterized protein LOC120105160, with translation MEKVFNALRCPDEDRVTFATFMLLGKADIWWNVERGKMGQNATSLTWEGFKELFHDKYIPQSVRRQKFREFTRLEQGNMTVAEYAAKFEELARSKKQTTVNDKTQRKDTVKCYRCGGPHYQSECNWFNENCFSCGQQGHKANTCPNRSEQQARQTSQPISGAPANQVSQNEQQRGGQQKPRTQGRVYALTQ, from the exons ATGGAAAAAGTTTTCAATGCCCTGAGATGCCCTGATGAGGATAGGGTCACTTTTGCTACATTTATGCTGCTGGGAAAAGCGGATATTTGGTGGAATGTGGAAAGAGGAAAGATGGGACAGAATGCTACATCTTTGACTTGGGAAGGATTTAAGGAGCTTTTCCATGATAAATATATTCCCCAAAGCGTGAGACGGCAGAAATTTCGAGAGTTTACCCGGTTAGAGCAGGGGAATATGACGGTCGCAGAGTATGCTGCAAAGTTTGAGGAACTGGCCAG GTCCAAGAAACAAACTACTGTGAATGATAAGACTCAGCGCAAGGATACTGTGAAATGCTATAGATGTGGCGGACCCCACTATCAGAGCGAGTGCAACTGGTTCAATGAGAATTGCTTTTCATGTGGCCAGCAGGGCCACAAGGCAAATACCTGTCCTAATCGCAGTGAGCAACAGGCTCGACAGACGTCTCAGCCTATTTCAGGAGCTCCAGCAAATCAAGTATCTCAGAATGAACAACAACGAGGAGGACAACAGAAGCCTAGAACTCAGGGGCGAGTCTATGCTCTTACACAATAG